One Octopus sinensis linkage group LG11, ASM634580v1, whole genome shotgun sequence genomic window carries:
- the LOC115217402 gene encoding inactive pancreatic lipase-related protein 1-like produces MKFFLCFTILFNIFFIVEGFLDFEVCYGELGCFSNGGEFTTIERPITFLPNTPQLIGTQFFLYTRKNPYNASILVTHDEEGLAESNFNGKRPTKFIIHGFQSSGGFPWVKELVKELLIHDDYNVIVVDWTNGASVTYGRAASNTRVVGAQIAVLVKFLNEKAANDPKKTHIIGHSLGAHTAGYAGERIANLSRISGLDPAAPYFESTDPKVHLDSTDADFVDVIHTDTGDIIDFSLGMNAPVGDVDFYPNGGHFQPGCTQSKIPGSIIGGILNIINKANDNVANIFSCSHKRSQYFYIESINSRCPLISYPCNTVEDLHSGKCFYSLGHIGLMGFHADKSLGRGKQMLETFASVPYCAYEFQVNISGLSTINGKIHLEFTGVKGKSEYFNITDGIKLLSPHTPIAEVIKSRRDIGELLYVDVLYEETENFIKVFFEDDWKLEFFDVFDARHRKRYTFCVKNLKITSKKTRRFDVRNPCPKKIIQNY; encoded by the exons ATgaagttttttctttgttttaccattctttttaatattttcttcattgttgaag GTTTTCTCGACTTTGAAGTTTGCTATGGTGAACTTGGTTGCTTCTCAAATGGAGGGGAATTCACAACAATAGAAAGACCAATTACTTTCTTACCAAACACTCCCCAACTTATCGGAACACAGTTTTTCCTCTACACAAG aaaaaaccccTACAATGCTTCCATATTGGTTACTCATGATGAAGAAGGACTTGCAGAAAGCAATTTCAATGGTAAAAGACCAACCAAATTCATCATTCATGGTTTTCAAAGTTCCGGAGGTTTTCCATGGGTGAAGGAATTGGTTAAAGAATTATTGATACAT GATGATTACAATGTGATCGTCGTTGACTGGACAAATGGTGCCAGTGTAACGTATGGCCGAGCAGCATCCAATACTCGTGTTGTAGGTGCACAAATTGCAGTTCTGGTCAAATTTCTTAACGAGAAAGCTGCTAACGACCCAAAGAAAACTCACATAATAGGACACAGCCTTGGAGCTCACACTGCTGGTTATGCTGGCGAAAGAATAGCAAATCTCTCCCGAATATCTG GTTTGGATCCTGCAGCTCCCTATTTTGAGTCAACAGATCCCAAGGTTCATCTCGACTCAACCGATGCTGATTTTGTGGATGTCATTCACACAGACACTGGTGACATCATAGATTTCTCTCTTGGAATGAATGCTCCTGTTGGAGACGTCGATTTTTACCCCAATGGAGGACATTTCCAGCCTGGTTGTACACAATCcaagattccaggttcaatcaTCGGGGGAAtccttaatataataaataaagccAACGACA ACGTTGCCAATATATTCTCGTGCAGTCATAAAAGAtctcaatatttttatattgaatCGATTAACAGTCGTTGTCCCCTCATAAGTTACCCCTGTAATACAGTTGAAGATCTTCATAGTGGAAAATGCTTTTATTCACTTGGTCACATTGGATTGATGGGGTTTCATGCTGATAAATCCTTAGGAAGAGGCAAACAGATGCTGGAAACCTTTGCTTCCGTTCCATACTGTG CTTACGAATTCCAGGTAAACATATCAGGATTATCAACAATTAATGGAAAAATCCATCTGGAATTTACTGGAGTCAAAGGCAAAAGTGAATACTTTAACATCACTGA TGGAATAAAGCTCCTATCTCCACACACACCTATTGCTGAAGTAATTAAAAGCCGCAGAGATATTGGAGAACTTCTGTATGTGGATGTATTGTATGAAGAaactgaaaattttattaaagtaTTCTTTGAGGATGACTGGAAACTGGAGTTTTTTGATGTCTTTGATGCCAGGCACCGAAAGAG ATATACGTTTTGTGTGAAAAATCTGAAGATCACATCGAAAAAGACCAGGAGATTTGATGTCAGGAATCCTTGTCcaaagaaaataattcaaaattactaA
- the LOC115217189 gene encoding uncharacterized protein LOC115217189, whose amino-acid sequence MECNYSFQYITENGQLWNYSEIRNLTESLCCIDDIIQHIPNIVWKSCCLSNLTHISDIIWLYFPPILILVGNVTNCLSLVILWRPKLKRNIIRNELIALALSNLFIIDFSLLLKYLYSLDINLYTENQIVCKITKWLFDPVGIFNSWLLVLISIQRVTAVMKPILMRNPNNENGSKKQIIILLTICILLESHVLYGHGLEYKTKPETNTTILITTCGIINSTYKQFYRYWVILEIFFLSYIPTLFLFTCNILIVLKLRQHYANKELFNNSTQPATINTRKMRAMQNLKLVFYTNTAFIASQAPMSLVFLIYEPWDKVNNSTNTCTFSLLYAISTMVMYCKYSSDIIYFAVISDFRKEMLKTFRCMKARNFITFTEHSSFTVQSSFVNSRRTSQPIFTENHLSDASRK is encoded by the coding sequence ATGGAGTGCAACTATTCGTTTCAATATATCACAGAAAATGGTCAACTGTGGAATTATTCAGAAATAAGGAACCTCACTGAATCCCTGTGTTGCATTGACGACATTATTCAACACATCCCTAATATTGTCTGGAAATCATGTTGTTTAAGCAACTTGACACATATTTCGGATATAATTTGGCTCTATTTTCCTCCCATTTTGATTCTTGTGGGAAATGTTACAAATTGTTTGTCTTTGGTAATTCTGTGGAGACCGAAATTAAAGAGAAACATCATCAGAAATGAACTTATTGCTTTAGCCCTTTCCAATCTATTCATCATTGATTTCTCTCTACTTTTAAAATACCTTTATTCCTTGGATATTAATCTTTACACAGAGAATCAAATTGTATGTAAGATTACAAAATGGCTATTTGACCCAGTTGGGATCTTTAATTCTTGGTTACTTGTACTCATTTCAATTCAAAGAGTTACTGCTGTCATGAAGCCAATCTTAATGAGGAATCCAAATAATGAAAACGGTTCCAAGAAGCAAATTATAATTCTGTTAACCATTTGTATATTGCTAGAATCTCATGTACTATATGGACATGGCTTGGAATACAAGACCAAACCAGAAACCAACACGACTATTCTCATTACAACTTGTGGTATTATCAATTCTACTTACAAGCAATTTTACCGTTATTGGgttattttggaaatattttttctaagTTACATTCcaactctttttcttttcacttgtaATATTCTAATTGTTCTCAAACTAAGGCAACACTATGCCAACAAGGAACTTTTCAATAACTCAACACAACCAGCGACCATTAACACTCGCAAAATGCGAGCAatgcaaaatttaaaattggTCTTTTACACTAACACAGCTTTTATTGCTTCTCAGGCTCCCATGAGCTTGGTCTTTCTGATTTATGAGCCATGGGACAAGGTAAACAATTCCACAAACACCTGTACTTTCTCATTACTTTATGCAATTAGCACAATGGTCATGTACTGTAAGTATTCTTCAGATATCATATACTTTGCAGTTATTTCAGACTTCAGAAAAGAAATGCTTAAGACTTTTAGATGTATGAAAGCAAGAAACTTTATCACTTTTACGGAACATTCTAGTTTCACAGTGCAATCATCTTTCGTTAATTCAAGAAGAACATCTCAGCCAATATTCACAGAAAATCATTTATCAGATGCTTCAaggaaatga